The Haloplanus salinarum genome includes a region encoding these proteins:
- the trmB gene encoding HTH-type sugar sensing transcriptional regulator TrmB encodes MPSDELRSSLTSLDDRFDFGEYEIETYLAVLEHGKLSAGEIADLTDVPQSRVYDTARALAEDGLVEIHETRPMQVVAVDPTESLAGFRSALDDLISALQRQYTEPARDTEAISLVKSKSTILRYLSEILESAEYELLASLSPELVGQFETTLREQREAGIATELLVSPASDVPDPSEFPYTELASTTRERRGVTTPIVAVADGERSVYTTREALADDGDRYGIIFNRSDLGFLVSAFLETVIWTSGRPLATANTTTEFPRQYGTIRRCVEDLQAADGGDLYAAVWGRDVVTGDDRRVTGRVVEVTLEGGYERAALTVDAGDELIEVGGRAAALEDVEAEEIHVGRTPFDDWSDW; translated from the coding sequence ATGCCATCGGACGAACTCCGGTCGTCGCTGACCAGCCTCGACGACCGCTTCGATTTCGGCGAGTACGAAATCGAGACCTACTTGGCGGTGCTGGAACACGGGAAGCTCTCGGCGGGGGAGATCGCCGACCTGACGGACGTCCCCCAATCCCGCGTCTACGACACCGCCCGGGCACTGGCCGAGGACGGGCTCGTCGAGATTCACGAGACCCGGCCGATGCAGGTCGTTGCCGTCGACCCGACGGAGTCCCTAGCCGGGTTTCGGTCGGCGCTCGACGACCTCATCTCGGCCCTGCAGCGCCAGTACACCGAACCGGCACGGGATACGGAGGCGATCAGCCTGGTCAAGTCCAAATCGACCATCCTCCGGTATCTCTCCGAGATCCTCGAATCCGCGGAGTACGAACTCTTAGCGTCGCTGTCGCCGGAACTCGTCGGGCAGTTCGAGACGACCCTCCGCGAGCAACGCGAGGCCGGTATCGCCACCGAACTCCTCGTCTCCCCCGCGTCGGACGTGCCGGACCCGTCGGAGTTTCCCTACACCGAACTCGCGTCGACGACCCGCGAGCGCCGGGGTGTGACGACGCCCATCGTCGCCGTCGCGGACGGGGAGCGATCGGTGTACACGACCCGCGAAGCCCTAGCCGACGACGGCGACCGGTACGGAATCATCTTCAACCGCTCGGATCTCGGGTTTCTCGTCTCCGCGTTCCTCGAAACGGTCATCTGGACGTCGGGGCGGCCGCTCGCGACGGCGAACACGACCACGGAGTTCCCCCGGCAGTACGGAACGATCCGCCGGTGTGTCGAGGATCTGCAGGCCGCGGACGGCGGCGACTTATACGCGGCCGTCTGGGGACGAGACGTCGTAACCGGTGACGATCGGAGGGTCACCGGGCGCGTGGTGGAGGTGACACTCGAAGGCGGATACGAGCGTGCGGCGTTGACCGTCGACGCCGGGGACGAACTGATCGAAGTCGGCGGCCGTGCGGCAGCCCTCGAGGACGTCGAGGCCGAGGAGATACACGTCGGCCGGACGCCCTTCGACGACTGGTCCGACTGGTGA